The following coding sequences are from one Planifilum fulgidum window:
- the mngA gene encoding PTS 2-O-a-mannosyl-D-glycerate transporter subunit IIABC gives MRLKPLTHVRLIEVGAPWKTKEDVIRHLIDRLHREGKISSPEAFYSAVMERESQSPTGLEGGFAIPHGKSPAVRSAAFAVAKLAEPIRDWESLDPDNEVDLVFLLAIPEEEAGLTHLDLLAELAKRMARAEFRKRLQSCTTAEELYRALDDDGEWAEEGRDGVAGTKTLVAVTACPAGIAHTYMAAESLEQAGRKLGVAVYVEKQGANGIEDPHTEERLKAADAAIFAADVSVKGAERFAHLPVYRTSVAAPLRNAEEVIRRALEQAEKEGKEKPQATDALVHSPPASWQGEVKNAILTGISHIIPIIIAGGMILASAVLIAQIFGLQQVYETENSWLWLLRKLGGNLLGMLMIPVLSAYMAYALADKPALGPGFAAGIAATMIEGGFLGGMLGGFMAGYFMKWLKKRLPPKGVFSGFISFWLYPVIGSLITGSLMLFVVGKPVAELNRLLLQWLEGLSGGNAILLGAILGIMVSFDLGGPVNKTAYTFCIGAMASGNFIPYAAFASVKMVSAFSVTAATLLFRRYFEEYEREVGKSTWILGLAGITEGAIPFMINDPLRVIPSLCIGSAVTGALVTLSNIGLSVPGAGIFSLLVLQGAPLWKAGAIWLGAALVGTCISTALLVVTRVQKLRRNKMSLSEERI, from the coding sequence ATGCGGCTGAAACCGTTGACCCATGTGCGGTTGATTGAAGTGGGGGCGCCGTGGAAGACCAAGGAGGATGTGATCCGCCATCTGATTGACCGGTTGCATCGGGAAGGGAAAATCTCCTCCCCCGAGGCGTTTTACTCGGCCGTCATGGAGCGGGAGTCCCAGTCGCCGACCGGGTTGGAAGGCGGATTCGCCATTCCGCACGGAAAATCCCCGGCGGTCCGATCGGCGGCCTTCGCGGTGGCCAAGCTGGCCGAGCCGATCCGGGACTGGGAGAGCCTGGACCCGGACAATGAAGTGGATCTCGTCTTTTTGTTGGCCATTCCGGAGGAAGAAGCGGGATTGACCCATCTGGACCTGCTGGCCGAGCTGGCGAAGCGGATGGCGCGCGCGGAATTTCGTAAGCGGTTACAAAGCTGCACAACCGCCGAAGAGCTGTACCGCGCCCTGGACGACGACGGGGAGTGGGCTGAAGAAGGGCGGGACGGCGTGGCAGGGACGAAAACCCTTGTGGCGGTGACGGCCTGTCCGGCGGGGATCGCGCACACCTACATGGCCGCCGAGTCGCTGGAGCAGGCCGGCCGGAAGCTGGGCGTCGCCGTCTACGTGGAGAAGCAGGGGGCGAACGGCATTGAAGATCCCCATACGGAAGAGCGGTTAAAGGCGGCGGATGCGGCCATTTTTGCCGCCGATGTGTCGGTGAAGGGTGCGGAGCGCTTCGCCCATCTTCCCGTTTACCGAACGAGCGTGGCCGCACCGCTGCGGAACGCCGAGGAAGTGATCCGCAGGGCGCTCGAGCAGGCGGAGAAGGAAGGGAAAGAAAAGCCTCAGGCGACGGACGCGCTGGTCCATTCGCCGCCGGCGTCCTGGCAGGGGGAAGTGAAAAACGCGATTCTGACCGGGATTTCCCATATCATCCCGATCATCATCGCCGGAGGGATGATCCTGGCCTCCGCGGTGCTCATCGCGCAAATCTTCGGCTTGCAACAGGTGTATGAGACGGAAAATTCCTGGCTGTGGTTGCTCCGAAAACTGGGCGGCAACCTGCTCGGAATGCTCATGATCCCGGTCTTGTCCGCCTACATGGCGTATGCCTTGGCCGACAAGCCCGCCCTGGGACCGGGATTTGCCGCGGGAATTGCGGCGACGATGATCGAAGGCGGCTTTTTGGGCGGGATGCTCGGAGGTTTCATGGCCGGTTATTTCATGAAATGGCTCAAAAAACGGCTCCCGCCGAAGGGGGTTTTCTCGGGATTCATCAGCTTCTGGCTGTATCCGGTGATCGGTTCCCTCATCACGGGTTCGCTGATGCTGTTTGTGGTCGGCAAGCCGGTGGCGGAATTGAACCGGCTGCTCCTGCAATGGCTGGAGGGATTGTCCGGAGGCAACGCCATTTTGCTCGGAGCCATCCTGGGGATCATGGTGTCCTTTGATCTGGGCGGGCCGGTCAACAAAACCGCCTACACCTTCTGCATCGGGGCGATGGCCAGCGGCAACTTCATCCCCTACGCGGCCTTTGCCTCCGTCAAGATGGTGTCGGCTTTCTCCGTGACGGCGGCCACCCTGTTGTTTAGGCGCTATTTCGAGGAATACGAGCGGGAAGTGGGCAAGTCGACGTGGATTCTCGGACTGGCGGGCATCACCGAGGGGGCGATCCCCTTCATGATCAACGACCCCCTGCGGGTGATTCCTTCCCTTTGCATCGGTTCGGCGGTCACCGGGGCGTTGGTCACCCTGTCGAACATCGGCTTGAGCGTTCCGGGAGCGGGGATTTTTTCGCTCCTGGTCCTTCAGGGAGCGCCCCTGTGGAAGGCAGGAGCGATCTGGTTGGGAGCCGCCCTCGTCGGAACGTGCATTTCCACCGCCCTTCTTGTTGTGACGAGGGTCCAGAAACTGCGGCGGAACAAGATGTCCTTATCGGAGGAGCGCATATGA